A single genomic interval of Armigeres subalbatus isolate Guangzhou_Male chromosome 1, GZ_Asu_2, whole genome shotgun sequence harbors:
- the LOC134213491 gene encoding uncharacterized protein LOC134213491 — MDEIMLQIETEAEPVRSKIKQILFDQEIDEYDLFMSLDEFDFKRLGLSTKLIKIIQKIQKSFQTDQIIEEEYLENDEDDGAEDFPSEYRETKEDNTAADNHPEGNDDSEPCDESTVEHTDSGNVCQNPYAGITLEREVDINIILTKTEQGNELIESLRESKKPNEKTIKQITHLLCNFLMSNYGVRAPSFYKDMLAKSLVQSYPLLASTVSVVPHALWFYLNGRGDGKHAGKIHYRMEYLAKQSENRVFHRKALSSQKVQPVKQEEIDVSDADLFAMIEELKFIVPLADNRKRINLLWQATYAYRCQYRSKNDFMSFLEEFPVSSAYNGELIEYDFRRVTKKNMVFSDEWAKWQKKVLRAYKYLFNEVSDDFLRALAIIRAKNPTRGSKRLHNGDATKENPLIGIVNWINVDDPLPTNSKTPVLTVRGPTMTPGEQWYVSWNNMNIPVGRNIIEAFGVLCQCYDAFGTACAPTDKQFLLFFSAIIFDVLPISTTGEKFVRSLDD; from the exons atggatGAGATTATGCTGCAAATTGAAACGGAAGCCGAGCCAGTAAGGagcaaaattaaacaaattttgt TCGACCAAGAAATCGATGAGTACGACCTCTTCATGTCTCTCGATGAATTTGATTTTAAACGCCTCGGACTGAGTACAAAGcttatcaaaataattcaaaaaattcaaaaatctttcCAAACGGACCAAATAATTGaagaggaatacctggagaatGACGAAGATGATGGTGCCGAAGATTTTCCGTCAGAGTATCGCGAAACCAAAGAGGACAATACTGCAGCCGATAATCATCCGGAAGGGAACGACGATTCAGAGCCGTGTGATGAATCAACGGTGGAACACACAGATTCTGGAAACGTCTGCCAAAACCCTTATGCCGGCATCACTTTGGAACGG gAAGTTGATATAAACATAATCTTGACAAAGACCGAGCAAGGGAATGAACTGATTGAATCGCTTCGTGAATCAAAGAAACCCAATGAAAAAACCATCAAGCAGATTACGCATCTGCTGTGCAATTTCCTGATGTCGAACTACGGAGT gCGTGCACCATCCTTTTATAAAGACATGCTGGCTAAGTCTTTGGTGCAGTCATATCCCTTACTGGCATCTACAGTTTCAGTTGTACCACAT GCATTATGGTTCTATTTGAACGGCAGAGGCGATGGGAAACATGCTGGTAAAATACATTATCGTATGGAGTACCTCGCCAAGCaatcggaaaatcgagttttccATAGGAAGGCGTTGTCAAGCCAAAAAGTGCAACCTGTAAAGCAAGAAGAAATCGATGTATCTGACGCTGATCTTTTCGCGATG ATAGAAGAGCTGAAGTTTATTGTGCCATTAGCAGATAACAGAAAACGTATTAATCTGTTATGGCAGGCTACTTACGCATACCGTTGTCAATATCGCTCGAAAAATGACTTCATGTCATTTTTGGAAGAGTTTCCGGTCTCATCCGCCTATAATGGGGAACTG aTTGAGTACGACTTCAGACGAGTGACAAAGAAGAACATGGTATTCTCAGATGAATGGGCAAAATGgcagaagaaagtgcttcgagCCTATAAATATCTGTTCAACGAAGTTTCTGACG ATTTCTTGAGGGCGCTTGCGATAATTCGAGCCAAAAATCCAACAAGAGGGTCAAAACGTTTGCACAATGGGGATGCAACGAAGGAAAATCCTCTCATTGGAATAGTCAATTGGATAAAT GTGGACGACCCTTTACCGACAAATTCCAAGACTCCTGTATTAACCGTCAGGGGACCCACCATGACTCCAGGTGAGCAGTGGTACGTTTCGTGGAACAATATGAACATTCCTGTTGGCAGGAACATTATCGAGGCATTTGGCGTTTTATGCCAGTGCTATGATGCGTTCGGAACGGCTTGTGCTCCAACTGATaagcaatttttgcttttcttcagTGCGATTATTTTTGACGTACTTCCTATTTCAACAACAGGGGAAAAGTTCGTAAGATCATTAGATGACTGA